A single window of Populus nigra chromosome 17, ddPopNigr1.1, whole genome shotgun sequence DNA harbors:
- the LOC133677062 gene encoding zinc finger protein ZAT5-like, giving the protein MGSQAMVSKELSQIIKGKRAKRQRPSSPLTLAITCSSSSVGENGGERGQRIHNNSSSSDPSTSVKFPGRTDEEEDMANCLILLAQGNRQNCKLSKPVTTAATTITHTNKDAGLYAYECKICNRRFPSFQALGGHRASHKKSRQGNISEDKKAFAVTVRMGDQEENGNDNNMSTALSLRIVNDGVLCSNNVKSNKVHECSICGDEFSSGQALGGHMRRHRAFAPTTTTTTTLTSISLERSKPDHESEESKKPRGIQLLDLNLPAAEDDLRESKFHFASKEQVLVFTASSLVDCHY; this is encoded by the coding sequence ATGGGTTCTCAAGCAATGGTGTCTAAGGAACTATCACAAATCATCAAAGGCAAGCGTGCCAAGCGACAAAGGCCATCTTCGCCACTAACGTTAGCCATAACTTGTAGCTCATCTAGCGTCGGAGAAAACGGAGGTGAACGCGGTCAAAGAATCCACAACAACTCATCATCGTCTGATCCTAGCACCTCAGTTAAATTCCCGGGAAGGACAGATGAGGAAGAAGACATGGCCAATTGTTTGATTCTTTTGGCTCAAGGCAATCGCCAAAACTGCAAATTATCTAAGCCCGTGACTACTGCAGCAACAACTATTACGCATACCAACAAGGACGCAGGTTTATATGCTTATGAGTGCAAGATCTGTAACAGGCGTTTCCCTTCATTTCAAGCGCTTGGCGGACATAGGGCGAGTCACAAGAAATCAAGACAGGGTAATATTAGTGAAGACAAGAAAGCGTTCGCAGTGACAGTACGGATGGGTGATCAAGAGGAAAAtggaaatgataataatatgaGCACCGCCCTTTCATTGCGGATAGTAAATGATGGGGTTCTATGTAGTAACAATGTTAAATCTAATAAGGTCCATGAGTGCTCCATATGCGGTGATGAGTTTTCGTCTGGTCAGGCTTTAGGTGGTCATATGAGACGGCACAGGGCGTTCGCTCCcaccacaaccacaaccacaacgtTAACATCTATAAGTTTGGAAAGAAGTAAGCCTGATCATGAGTCCGAAGAATCCAAGAAACCAAGAGGTATCCAACTACTGGATCTTAATCTTCCGGCAGCAGAAGATGATCTCCGAGAATCAAAGTTTCACTTTGCGTCCAAGGAACAAGTTCTTGTCTTCACAGCTTCTTCCTTGGTTGATTGCCATTACTAA